The nucleotide window TTGTATTCCACTAACTCAAGTGCCTAGTTAGCTTCCTGTTGTCGTTGGAGTTCTTTGTTTAAACACAGTGTAGTATTGTGTAAAATTGAAACAGCTATGGATCTATGCATAAATCTTcatttctgtatacatgtagtctcaTTGTTTGATATCCTTTCCAGAACTAGCTTCTGTGAAGAGTATAAAAGTTAAAATTAGACTGTAGCACTACCATTGCGCTTGGGCTGTAAGGGTAGAAATAGGTTTATGATTATAGATTATAGGTTTATGGCCATGTAACGCACTATAATTAAAAATCATGTACGTTCAAACTTCAAAGTACTAAATGGTGTTTTGCGTGTTTAGGTTGGGATTAATGAAAtagaatacaaaatgaaatgtgTGCAAATATCACAAGACACATTTGTTTGACAAGATTTCTATAATATTCGGCTATATACATATTCTGAATTCTCGTTCAACATTCTTCTTGGTAACAGGCTATTGAGCAATAAAGATATTGGGTGTAATAAAAAGTTTTGAACAAATGTGAACACATCAGAATAGCTtgtatttcttttctattttATAGATGTTGTAACGCATAAATATCGGTAGCAAGCTGAAACATTTGAGAAGTAGGAACACGTAAAACCACATTTGaaaacagtttcttttttttatgtacCAGGAAACAACTTTAAATTTGCATAAGATTATTCTGAATATCTAAGTGTTGGCGTAGGCCTAGGGCATTTGCAAGGTGAGAGTGAAACTCTACAGACCGATATATTTCGACAATAAATCAACCCATCAGGAGCCTCTTGACCGTGTCACACTGCGCGTTCTTGGCGTGACCTTTGTGGACCTTTTTACCAATCACGTGACGTGGCCTGGTGCCGTCATTCGCCTCCTGCCAATCATCGGCGCCCCTCTTCAACAGTTCCCGTGTGGTCAGCGCGTTGCACTCGCCAGCCGCCACATGCAGGGGTGTGAGGCCGAAGATTTCGTCCTTGGCGTTGACGTTTCCGCCGGCTTTGGCGAGGACGCTGACCATGGATGGGTTCTTCTGGGCGGCTAGATGGAGCGGGGTTAGGCCGCCACTGTCTGATTTGGTGTTTGGGTTGGCATTGCCTTTCTGTGAGTAATGGAATGACAGGATAAAGCGGTCGTTAAACAATCAGCCGAAATAGGACTGTAATTTCACGGTGTAAACTGACACAGTTTGTCAAAGACTCCAAAAACACTTAAACGTTACGCAAGGCCCCGGCCCGCATTTTCTGAACTTCTGTAGTCTAAAAGACTCTTTGAATTGAAGCCTTGAGCCTCATTTGAATTTCACACCCGTTACTTTCGCGATATACCAGTCACGTGTTACGCGATATCAAGCCTTCCTTACGCGATATTTCCCACCTCACCTAGTGTACGCGTGAGTACGTTCCAGTACCATTAGTGAGTCAAAAGTGACTATAGCTAGTTTCTGTTCAGAGTACTTTTTCTATATGCATATCTTTTTCAGAACGATAAACATCTGACTTTCATCATaaatcatttatatatatatatatattcagatACTCATTTACATACAGGTTACactcattctcagtcactgCTCACTAGTTAAAGATACTGGCTGCTATCTTTAGAGAATGTatccatttttttgtattacgtaataaacatcactactagagttaagtatttgcaCTACATATACTTCAGATTTGCTATATTAGTTTAGCGACTACGTGGTCTTTTTATAAagatgaattggtattgaatttttatttgagttgaactTGTGATaattgtgtgccgatttgttaaaatttaatagagagaacgctagcgaccccaaaaaacacccctcacaATAAATGCTATGGCGagcctgtgacgtcacaattcaagatggcggccaccccacatgccaacggatccaacaaaggttttgctatgcaaaccAGTAATTACCTCCAAAAGAGCCCGAACGGTCCCCAGCTCATCCGCCTTCACAGCCTTCATCAGGGGAGTCCAGCCGTCACGTGACTGGAGCTCTGGGTCCGCGCCGTATTTCATAAGATTGGCTGTGCAAGGAAAGAAACATTGTCTTTGGGATGCATAATCATCTTGAAAACAAAGATGACTTGCAGACACCCATTCGCTGTTGATACCATGCGGTTACAGAGGGTGGTGTGActaagccaatcagagctcttgcTTACATCTCGAATgttcaaaatataaaaaaatcgtCGATTAACAGGTGTGCCAGACTAGTCTGTGGAAAGCAACGATCACGTGATGATCACATGACTAAATCCAACTCCGTTATCGGCCAAATCTACGTACGGATAAGGACGTCAAGTCCATTGGTCGCTGCCTCGTGTATGGCTGCCTCGCCCATGAGATTGAACAACCAATGGCTGGCTCCCTCGCTCAACAGCAAGATGGCCGCGTCTTCCTTTTTGTTTCTACAAACGAAAATACAAATGTCAGGCTCTCCAAAAACAGCAGAATATATAGGCACCACACATTTTCTGCTTGTCACAATGAATTATTgcatgagtagagtagagtagagtagagtagagtagagtagagtagagtagagtagagtagagtagagtagaattttcggtcatgtaggactgttccagtttagatcgctcttcattgttgaaattccttttcactcaactgtcatggtgggtttgtgtgggtgttccaaagctctgtggttATACTTAACAGGGTGCATCAAGGGACATTGGTGTGGTTTATATTCAGGGAGACTAAAAGTTGAATAACTCTCCTAAATACCTTTTAAACGAACCTCTTTTCCCCATCTGCGATGCTGTTGTTAAAAAATAATGACGTTATCTTTGTTCAAATGTCTCGGATGAAACTGGTGTAGTTACCTGATTGCCAACATAAGCGCGGTGTCTCCCATGGTGTCTTGTTTGTTGATGTCGATGTCCTTGGGTGCTAAGAGTCTCAGGAGCCGAGTGACGTCACCTTTCGTAGCTGCCGTGTGAAGCGGGGTGCGACCTCCaacctaaaaaaaattaaaatgttagCTCTAGTATCGACTAAACTAAGTATATGCATTAGTGTAGTTCCGTATATTTGCTATTTTCATTGTAGCTCTTGAAACGGACTTATCAAGAATGCACAAAATAACAACACCAGACatagaataatgaatgaatgaatgaatgaatgaatgaatgaatgaagacctttattgcacatttctgccacacttggctaagtacaggtcacaacaaaacataatacaagtacagttagcggatacaaaagaatataactatcattaaataaattctacttctcctcgcttttcggttatagtagatataaaagaacagacgtaaTAATGTATAACACTATTAACACCTTGATATGTTAATTTCTGTAATCATATTTCGTATTTTGTGATGTATGATACATTGAGCCCATGTGCAGCCTATGTAAAGAATGACCgcctacgtattacgctaaatcCATGTAATTACAAAAAGGCTACAAATTACTAGCTTTCCCTACGGAATTGCTGGCCTATGCCTTATGAAAAAGGGTATGCAGACCCCATATGACACTGGCATTGTTACGTCATAGTTGAGTTAGATATTTCGTATTCGTGGCAAATATTGTTTTACGTACCTTCCTTTCATTCTGTGCCATGTGGAAGCTACACACACAGTACAGGACCAATGCAAAACAGCAAGTCACCGCTACTAAGATCACAGGCAAGTTAGTTTCCTCATCTAGTCGTGCATCGCGCTGTTGTGGGCGACTCCTATTCTTCTCCTTGGTTTCTTCTTCGTCTTTCACCTCTTCGCGAGACTTTCGCTTTCGTCGCCGTACAGTGCTTGTTGCAGGCTCGTCGGTTCTGACAGCTGCACTTCTGTCAGTTTCCGCTTGGAGCGCTGTGGAATGGATAGTTGTCCATGCATCTCCGTTGTCGTCTTTCTGGGCAGTGACCTTGgagtcgccatcttgttttttcttcttacgGACTCTCTCTGTCTCAGAATCGCTGCTTGACTCGCTCTCGTCGGTTCCAGTTTCTCCTTCAGACGTACCGCTTTCCTCAGAAGAATCAGAatccgtttcttcttcttcagcgtTTGCCTCCCTTTCTCGCGAACTCGCCTTTCTTTTACGTGTCTTTGAACCCCCCTCGTCTTTTTCGACAGCGACTTCGTTCACTATCTTGGCGGTAGACTTGTCCTGTTCAGATGCTTGTGTTATCCCCGCTTCTGCCCTGTCTGCTTTGCCATATTTGCCGTCATGGTCGCCACTTTCAGCGGGCAAAGACTCCGCGGTAACGGTCACAACTTCAAAACCGTCGTCCTTGGCATCGTCTTCGAGCAATTCCTTGACTTGAGTCAACCGTTCGTCTCCTTCGGCAAATTTCTCTTCTTTCTTGGCCGCTACATCAGCTTGGTCGCCATCTTCAACAGACTGGACAAAATCACGATCCATATCCCCTGCACTATCAGTAATTTCCGTCATGTTTTAGGAAGAAAGgcagacaaacaaaaactacCGCATCGCCGTTGCTACCGAACGTTCGAGAACCCGTCGAATCAGCGTTCGAACGAACGGTCACGTGACGGGTGACGTCACAGAGGGGTCATTGTTCGCGAATAACCTCTCTgtggtttgtttatttctgttgaGAACGTGGATACGCACATCGTTCTATGGACGAACTAACGTTCTCTCGCAACGGTTAATCTTGAAAATGATGCCGGAGATGTAAACTCGGCGTTATTCCTTGTGAACTTGAGAAAACATCATCGTTTCACTCCTTCCAAGCGAAAATTCGTTGATTTAAAAGATGGCGATGGCAGGAGGAGACGCGGCCACTTCGTGCCAGTGCGAGATTCACGTCAACTGGGCGAAATGGTACAAGGGCTTCATGCACCAGGTTTTCCTTCACAccaaaatggaaatgaaaaaggtTCTCGACAGAAAGAAAACCACCGAAGTCAGGGAACCGGACGGCGAGCTCTCAATCACCGTACTGGTAAGTCAGACCAACTCTCGTATCCAGTTCACCATGGATTTAGCCAAAGAAGCAAAAGAGCTGAAGAAAGCTAACATACACGATTTACAAGAGCTTAAGAAGAGGATTGTTCAAGTGATTAAGTACAAGATACGAGCTTTCCATCATCAGGAGTTTTATGACGTTGCTCCGATGTTAGTCCCCAAAATCATGGCTGAAGGGAAGGGACGATCGCTTGAAAGCATCGTTGATTTCGCAAACTTTAGCTTGGGCAACATCCCGGGCACGAAGGTGGCCATCATGCAGCGTCCTCTAGCGGAAGGAAAGATAACTGCACTCAAGAAGGTTCTCTTCGACAAATGGGGTTTGACTGGAAAGCTAGCATTCCTGTTGGCTTCGTACAACATGTACCGTTTGTGGACGAAGGGGGAAAAGCAGTTCGGACTGGACGATCTGTTCGAGACCGTTAAAGCTGGCGTGTACAAAGTCAAACTGGAGGAAAAGGACAAATCACTGACCGCTGCTACCCTGTTCACCATGGCCAAGTTCATGGACGATCTGGACGTAGACGGTGACCTTGTGATTGTGATCCCTGTCCCCTCAGTTCTATTGGTTACCGGGTCGCGCAACTACGATGGCCTGTGTTACATGGGACAGCATGTGCTTTCCCTGACTAGAAATGGTGGTTCGGCTAGAAATAAGGACGTCATCACTACGAAGGCCGTAAGGCTCGCGTACGCAAGCGAATGGAAAACGCACGACCCGATCTACACGTTGTATCGGCCGCTACTGCCGAAAGGAGagggttcggttccggagaATGCCGAACAGTTGCAGATTCTGACCGACGGGTTGTCGAGGCGTGCTCGGGCGACCAAGCTTGCTGCTGCGAACGCAACGGCGAGCGCTTCGGCAAGAGAAACTCCAGTGGCTCAAGCTGATGATGGATCTTCACAGAATAACCTTCCGCCACCACCGCCTTCCTCGCCAAGGTGCACGGAAAAAACGACACAGCAGACCACCACCACTACTCGGCTAGAGGAAGTTCGGAAGGAATTAGTCGAGCTTCGTCGGGCAGATGCGTGCAGTCCAAAACCTACGGAAAAACTACGGCGTTCCTCTGCGACTGTGAATAAAAACAAACCGGATACAGTTTTACCTGAAACGCAACAAGTTACTCAGAAGAAAACACAACAAGCGACTCAGAAGGAAACACAACACGTATACGTAACTCAGAGGCAACCACAAGTGACAAAGAAGGAAACACAACAAGTGACTCAGAAGGAAACACAACAAGTGACTCAGAAGGAAACACAAGCGATTCAGAAGGAAACTCAAGTGACTCAGAAGGAAACTCAAGACGTGACTCAGAAGCAAATACAAGAGACTCAGAAGGAACCACAACAGGTGACTCAGAGGCAACCACAAGTTACTCAGAAGGAAACACAACAAGTGACACAGAAGGaaacacagcaagtaaatcAGAAGGAAACACAAGTGACTCAGAAGGAAACGCAACACGTGACTCAGACGGAAACACAAGAAGTGATTCAGAAGGAAACACAGCAAGTGACTCAGAAGGAAACACAGCAAGTGACTCAGAAGGAAACACAGCAAGTAACTCAGAGGGAAACACAGCAAGTGACTCAAAAGGAAACACAGCAAGTGACTCAAAAAGCAACACAACAAGTGACTCAGAAGGAAACACAGCAAGTGACTCAGAAGGAAACACAGCAAGTGACACAGAAGGGAACACAGCAAGTGACACAGAAGGAAACACAGCAGGTGACACAGAAGGAAACAGAAGTGACTCAGAGACaaacacaacaagagactaagaATCAAACACAACAAGTGACTCAGAAAGTCAATCAGGACCAAACACAACATGTGACTCAGAACGGAAGTGTACTGCAAAAGGTGGATGCTCAATGTTCTGTGCCCTCAGCAATCAAAACGCAGATCACGACAAAGGCGGAAACCAAAGTGACTGAGAACAACACTCCCGTAAACTCTACAAAAGCGCCACCTGGCGAAGTTGCAAAGGGAATGACTCGAGTTCAACAAAAACATAATGGCGGCGACATTGCTGTCAAGCAGGTCACAGATCAGTGTGACGTCAGACTGACTAGCCAATCATCAATGGAAATGACCACGCCCCGGTCAGTGTCTACTACAAGCGCATTAAGCAAGACAGTTGACCGCACAGTACACACAATTGCGACTCCTAGCGGAACTATAGCGTCGAAGGTGACAACAAACGCTGCTATCACCATCAGTTCGCCTCACCCTTGTTGCTCATTTACAATTCCAATAAGTATATCAACTGCAAATCTACAGCTTCTACCTGCAGCAAAAGTCACCACTCAAGTCGCGACAACAGTTGCACGCTCAAAGACGTCAACATCGTCCATTTCAGTGTGTGGAATTAAGGCGCCAGCCTCTACCTCTGAAGGACCTGCTACGGTGAAGTCCGAGGAACCACCCCAACTCTCACACGGATTGGCTGAGCCAGCTGAAGAGCAAACGCAACAGCCAATGAAAAGACCTGTTCCAAAACAGATAACTGATTTGTGTTCAACATTGAGAAAACAGGTCCTTGCCACACAAGAGACTCTGAGAGCTGCACAAGAGCTCGTGCAATTAGAGGAAAATACTGGAAAGCAAGACCACATAGAGAACACTGCTACGCTATTAGTGGACAGCCAACGCAACGCAAAGTGTGGTTTTCAAGAAAGTTCGGCGACACAAAAGCCCGTGCTGTCTTCCAAGAATGTACAACAATCCCCCAAAACTATATCTGTCACCAGCTCTGACACATTTTCTGACGTCACTTGTGGTGTTTCTGAACCAGCATCGCTCAAGCCACAGCGGACCAATGAAATGATGGCTACGATAAAGTCCGTGACGTCATCTGCTGGAAAGGTTGCTCCGAAACCAACATCAGCCGCTCGTCCGAATCCAGACCTGTCTACGCCGGAGTCATTTGCACAGGCACAGCTAGACACTTCAAAGACTACGATCTGCTCTCAGATCAATTCCACGGCAGTTACATCTACTGCACATTCTTCTGTACCTGCGAATACATTACCAACCTCGCAAGTACCTGAAAAGATCGTTCCGTCAACACAGTTGCAGACTGCACCTGTCAAACCAGCTGTTTCAACCCAGTTGTCTCGAAGCGATGCCAAGAGAGTGACGTCAGCTCAGGTGCAAAATGTACCAGACAAAACAGATGTGTCTACCCAGGTGCTGCCAACAGCTGTTAAACCATTGATGACGTCTACCCAGGTGCAACAACCAGCCGTAAAATCGGCTTTTTCAACTCAGATGCAAGCTACAGCTGTGACGCCATTCCAGATGCAAGGTGCTGTAGCAAAGTCACCTGGGGGTGGCCATGTCGAATCAACATCTGCCAAGAAACAAGTTTCGTCTCCGGAGCAACTGGCAGCTCTGAAGACCGCCGCGGATTCTCATATGCCACTTGCGGCTGACAAAACCACCAAGCCTTTCCAAGTTAAGCCTTCAAGTGTCCAAATAACAAGTATGTCTCAGTCGGTGGCCCATAAACAGGTGCCACCTTTGCAAGTGCAGACTTTAATTCCAAATGCAAGTACTGCATCACAGATGCAACCAGCAGCTGCCAAACCTGTGA belongs to Branchiostoma lanceolatum isolate klBraLanc5 chromosome 15, klBraLanc5.hap2, whole genome shotgun sequence and includes:
- the LOC136420607 gene encoding receptor-interacting serine/threonine-protein kinase 4-like; translated protein: MTEITDSAGDMDRDFVQSVEDGDQADVAAKKEEKFAEGDERLTQVKELLEDDAKDDGFEVVTVTAESLPAESGDHDGKYGKADRAEAGITQASEQDKSTAKIVNEVAVEKDEGGSKTRKRKASSREREANAEEEETDSDSSEESGTSEGETGTDESESSSDSETERVRKKKKQDGDSKVTAQKDDNGDAWTTIHSTALQAETDRSAAVRTDEPATSTVRRRKRKSREEVKDEEETKEKNRSRPQQRDARLDEETNLPVILVAVTCCFALVLYCVCSFHMAQNERKVGGRTPLHTAATKGDVTRLLRLLAPKDIDINKQDTMGDTALMLAIRNKKEDAAILLLSEGASHWLFNLMGEAAIHEAATNGLDVLIPNLMKYGADPELQSRDGWTPLMKAVKADELGTVRALLEKGNANPNTKSDSGGLTPLHLAAQKNPSMVSVLAKAGGNVNAKDEIFGLTPLHVAAGECNALTTRELLKRGADDWQEANDGTRPRHVIGKKVHKGHAKNAQCDTVKRLLMG